From Erwinia pyri, a single genomic window includes:
- a CDS encoding DUF1427 family protein: MSPLLISLGAGVLIGLVYALLNVRSPAPPAVALVGLLGMIVGGQLSLQFSQKEVAAQHALSLTTGKVTALAAGKKGV; the protein is encoded by the coding sequence ATGAGTCCTTTACTCATATCTCTGGGGGCTGGCGTGCTGATCGGGCTGGTCTATGCGCTGCTTAATGTCCGCTCTCCGGCACCGCCTGCCGTCGCCCTGGTCGGGCTGTTGGGCATGATCGTAGGCGGTCAGCTGAGCCTGCAATTTTCACAGAAAGAGGTTGCCGCCCAGCACGCCCTTTCTCTGACTACCGGGAAAGTCACGGCGTTGGCTGCAGGAAAAAAAGGGGTCTGA
- a CDS encoding XapX domain-containing protein codes for MLKSYVIALLTGMLAGVLYSLIEVNSPAPPVIALLGLFGMLIGEQLIPLLKRVIKREPVTLAWFRHECVPKISGTPPPSGDKP; via the coding sequence ATGCTGAAATCCTACGTTATTGCACTACTGACCGGGATGCTGGCAGGCGTCCTCTACTCCCTGATTGAAGTGAACTCGCCGGCACCGCCCGTGATTGCTCTGCTGGGGCTGTTTGGTATGTTGATTGGGGAACAACTTATCCCTTTACTGAAAAGAGTGATTAAACGTGAGCCGGTGACGCTCGCCTGGTTTCGCCATGAGTGCGTGCCAAAGATTAGCGGAACGCCACCGCCATCCGGCGACAAGCCTTGA
- a CDS encoding hydrolase — protein MTNSKLEVLTPHNSQMIFIDQQPQMAFGVQSIDRQVLKNNTVALAKAAKVFNIPTIITTVETESFSGHTYPELLDVFPNLDILERTSMNSWDDQKVRDALAANGKKKVVVSGLWTEVCNNSFSLCAMLEGGYEIYMVADASGGTTKEAHDYAMQRMIQAGVIPVTWQQVMLEWQRDWAHKDTYNAVMDIAKEHSGAYGIGVDYAYTMVHKAPSRQKSEHRTLAPVPAR, from the coding sequence ATGACTAACTCCAAACTTGAAGTACTGACGCCTCATAACAGCCAGATGATTTTCATCGACCAGCAGCCGCAGATGGCGTTTGGCGTGCAGTCAATCGATCGCCAGGTCCTGAAAAACAACACCGTTGCGCTGGCTAAAGCGGCGAAAGTTTTCAATATTCCCACCATCATCACTACCGTGGAAACAGAGAGCTTCTCAGGTCATACCTACCCTGAGCTGCTGGATGTCTTCCCGAACCTGGATATCCTGGAACGCACCTCAATGAACTCCTGGGATGACCAGAAGGTGCGCGATGCCCTGGCGGCAAACGGCAAGAAAAAAGTGGTGGTTTCCGGCCTGTGGACTGAAGTCTGCAACAACAGCTTCTCTCTGTGTGCAATGCTGGAAGGCGGTTACGAAATCTATATGGTGGCTGATGCCTCAGGCGGCACCACCAAAGAAGCGCACGATTACGCGATGCAGCGCATGATCCAGGCGGGCGTGATCCCGGTAACCTGGCAGCAGGTGATGCTGGAGTGGCAGCGTGACTGGGCGCACAAAGATACCTACAACGCCGTGATGGATATTGCCAAAGAGCATTCTGGTGCTTACGGCATCGGCGTGGATTACGCCTACACCATGGTGCACAAAGCGCCGTCACGTCAGAAGAGCGAACACCGCACGCTGGCGCCGGTTCCGGCTCGCTGA